A single genomic interval of Pseudomonadota bacterium harbors:
- a CDS encoding acyl-CoA dehydrogenase: protein MPALNPQDPLLIDTLLTEDERLLRDATRDFVRAELEPVVTEAARKGVFPMDLAPKMGEMGLFGIPLEGYGCLGLGYVSYGLVNFEVEYCDSAFRSFLSVQSSLVMHPIYTFGTEEQKQKYLPKLASGEFIGCFGLTEPDAGSDPASMRSNAKKVDGGYILNGEKTWITNSPVADVFVVWAKDEAGDIRGFVLEKGMKGLSAPHMEGKLSLLASETGMIVMEDVFVPEENKFPEIKGLKGPFSCLNSARYGISWGSMGAAQACFDAARDYSLERQQFGKPLASKQLIQFKLANMSTEITLGRLLALQLGRLKDEGKDDHNMTSYAKRNNVGKALEISRIARDMHGGNGVSDEYKVMRHLMNLEAVNTYEGTSDIHALIIGRALTDIQAFM, encoded by the coding sequence ATGCCAGCTCTTAACCCACAAGACCCCCTTCTGATTGATACACTTCTTACGGAAGATGAACGTCTGCTACGTGATGCAACACGTGATTTTGTTAGGGCTGAGCTTGAGCCTGTGGTCACTGAAGCTGCACGTAAAGGTGTATTCCCAATGGATCTGGCTCCTAAAATGGGTGAAATGGGTCTCTTCGGTATTCCTCTTGAAGGCTATGGTTGCCTGGGTCTTGGCTACGTATCTTACGGACTTGTAAACTTTGAGGTTGAGTACTGCGATAGCGCTTTCCGCTCTTTCCTCTCTGTACAAAGCTCACTGGTGATGCATCCAATTTACACATTTGGTACAGAAGAGCAGAAACAAAAGTATCTGCCAAAGCTTGCCAGCGGTGAATTCATCGGATGTTTTGGCCTCACTGAACCAGACGCAGGTTCTGATCCTGCATCAATGCGCTCAAACGCGAAAAAGGTTGATGGCGGCTACATTCTAAATGGTGAGAAAACTTGGATTACAAATAGCCCAGTAGCTGACGTATTTGTTGTTTGGGCCAAAGATGAAGCGGGCGATATCCGCGGTTTCGTTCTTGAAAAAGGCATGAAAGGCCTCAGCGCACCACACATGGAAGGCAAGCTAAGCCTCCTTGCAAGTGAAACAGGCATGATTGTTATGGAAGATGTATTTGTTCCTGAAGAAAACAAGTTCCCTGAAATCAAAGGGCTGAAAGGTCCATTCTCTTGCCTGAATAGCGCACGTTACGGCATTAGCTGGGGTTCAATGGGTGCAGCGCAAGCCTGCTTTGATGCAGCACGTGACTACAGCCTTGAACGTCAACAGTTTGGCAAACCTCTCGCAAGCAAACAGCTTATCCAGTTTAAACTCGCAAATATGAGTACAGAAATTACGCTTGGTCGCCTACTCGCGCTTCAGCTTGGCCGTCTTAAAGATGAAGGTAAAGATGATCACAACATGACAAGCTACGCAAAGCGTAACAATGTCGGTAAAGCACTCGAAATTTCTCGCATTGCCCGTGATATGCATGGCGGTAATGGTGTAAGTGACGAATACAAAGTCATGCGTCACCTTATGAACCTTGAAGCTGTAAATACCTATGAAGGCACATCAGACATTCACGCTCTTATCATTGGACGTGCCCTCACAGATATCCAAGCCTTTATGTAG
- a CDS encoding CMP deaminase translates to MFTLPTPVVAKKGIRDTYLKALRDLQKKSDDPDTQMTAIILSKDLKTKVSKANAMPLGILKDAERLVRPEKYHWIEHAERNAIYDSAKYGLALNGATMFALCMPCIDCARGIACSGIKRLYIDYDFTEFYIDGNAAKWEEGFKRVFALLDEAGVEVTFLTSRDI, encoded by the coding sequence ATGTTTACCCTACCTACTCCCGTGGTTGCTAAAAAAGGCATCAGAGATACATACCTGAAAGCTTTGCGTGACCTACAAAAAAAGAGCGATGATCCTGACACACAAATGACTGCCATCATTCTTTCAAAAGACCTGAAAACAAAAGTCTCTAAGGCAAATGCAATGCCCCTTGGTATCCTTAAAGATGCTGAGCGTCTTGTCCGTCCTGAGAAATATCACTGGATTGAGCATGCTGAGCGTAATGCAATTTATGACTCGGCTAAATATGGGCTCGCCCTTAATGGCGCAACCATGTTTGCTTTGTGTATGCCTTGTATTGATTGTGCACGTGGTATTGCTTGCTCAGGTATCAAGCGTTTGTACATTGATTACGACTTCACCGAGTTCTACATTGACGGCAACGCCGCCAAATGGGAAGAAGGTTTCAAACGCGTCTTTGCTCTTCTTGATGAGGCTGGCGTTGAAGTGACCTTCCTCACCAGTCGCGACATTTAA
- a CDS encoding electron transfer flavoprotein-ubiquinone oxidoreductase, with protein MAFRSDREFMPYDVVIVGAGPSGLSAAIKIKQLNSELNVCVLEKGSEVGSHLLSGAVFEPRALNELIPDWKEKEAPLKVPVTSDAFYFMTKKLSVRLPTPPQMKNHNNYIISLGIFARWLALQAEQLGVEIFPGFAAAEVLYNEDGSVAGIATGDMGIGKDGEKTENYAAGMEIHARQTIFAEGCRGSCSKEIISKFELDKDSEPQTYGLGVKEIWEVKPENHNEGHAIHTIGWPLDTKTYGGSWLYHMGDNKVSVGFVVGLDYENPTLSPFEEMQRFKHHPKIAKVLEGGRRISYGARTLVEGGFQSLPKLTFPGGVLVGDSAGFLNVAKIKGNHTAMKSGMLAAEAVVELLASEEAGNEATSYTDKYKDSWVYRELHGVRNIRPGFKKGLFAGLINAAKETYLSGSKKTLSHHADHGATKPLSAVEPIEYPKPDNKLSFDRLSSVFLAGTFHEENQPAHLKLKDEKVAIDVNYKEFGSPETKYCPAGVYEILEEGEGGPKLQINAQNCIHCKACDIKDPKQNINWTTPEGAGGPNYGEM; from the coding sequence ATGGCCTTCCGCAGCGATAGAGAGTTTATGCCATATGATGTGGTGATTGTTGGAGCAGGGCCTTCAGGATTGTCTGCTGCCATAAAAATCAAACAATTAAACTCAGAACTTAATGTATGTGTTTTAGAGAAGGGGAGCGAGGTCGGTTCGCACCTTCTGTCTGGCGCTGTATTTGAACCGCGTGCTCTAAATGAGCTGATTCCTGATTGGAAAGAGAAGGAAGCGCCGCTTAAAGTTCCTGTGACAAGTGATGCGTTTTACTTTATGACGAAGAAGCTTTCTGTGAGGCTTCCAACGCCTCCACAAATGAAGAACCATAATAACTATATTATCTCTCTTGGCATTTTTGCGCGCTGGTTGGCTCTGCAAGCTGAGCAGCTTGGCGTAGAGATCTTCCCAGGGTTTGCTGCTGCTGAAGTGCTTTACAATGAAGATGGCTCTGTTGCAGGTATTGCGACAGGGGACATGGGTATTGGTAAAGACGGCGAGAAGACAGAGAACTACGCTGCTGGTATGGAAATCCATGCACGGCAAACAATCTTTGCTGAAGGGTGCCGTGGTTCTTGTTCTAAAGAGATTATCTCTAAATTTGAGCTAGATAAAGACAGTGAGCCGCAAACTTACGGCCTTGGTGTGAAAGAGATTTGGGAAGTGAAGCCTGAAAATCATAATGAAGGCCATGCAATTCATACAATTGGTTGGCCGCTAGATACAAAAACTTATGGTGGTAGTTGGCTTTATCATATGGGTGATAACAAGGTTTCTGTTGGTTTTGTTGTGGGGCTTGATTATGAAAACCCAACGCTTTCTCCATTTGAGGAAATGCAACGTTTTAAGCATCACCCTAAAATTGCTAAAGTTTTAGAAGGTGGGCGCCGTATTAGCTATGGTGCAAGAACGCTTGTTGAAGGCGGCTTCCAAAGTTTACCTAAGCTTACATTTCCGGGCGGTGTGCTTGTTGGGGATAGTGCAGGTTTCCTAAATGTCGCTAAGATTAAGGGTAACCATACAGCGATGAAGAGCGGTATGCTTGCAGCCGAAGCTGTGGTTGAGCTACTTGCATCTGAAGAAGCTGGAAACGAGGCAACGTCTTACACAGATAAATATAAAGATTCATGGGTATATCGTGAACTTCACGGTGTACGTAACATTCGCCCAGGCTTTAAAAAAGGTCTTTTTGCTGGTCTTATTAACGCTGCAAAAGAAACGTATCTTTCAGGTAGTAAAAAAACGCTCTCTCATCATGCTGACCATGGTGCGACAAAGCCATTGAGTGCTGTTGAACCTATTGAGTATCCAAAGCCAGATAATAAGCTTAGCTTTGATCGTCTGTCTTCAGTGTTCCTTGCGGGAACATTTCATGAAGAAAATCAGCCTGCTCACTTGAAACTCAAAGATGAGAAGGTTGCGATTGATGTGAACTATAAAGAGTTTGGCTCACCTGAGACAAAGTATTGCCCTGCAGGCGTTTATGAAATTCTAGAAGAGGGCGAGGGTGGCCCTAAGCTGCAAATTAATGCGCAGAACTGCATCCATTGTAAAGCTTGCGATATTAAAGATCCTAAGCAGAACATCAACTGGACAACGCCGGAAGGTGCAGGTGGCCCTAACTACGGTGAAATGTAA
- a CDS encoding FAD-binding protein: MAVLVIAEHTGGSLKTSTHATIEAASMLGAVSVLVMGGEAVGAAEEASKLEHVAEVMLMEAPHLENLLAEELAPQVVELADKFEHVLFPATTFGKNLMGRVAGMMEISAVSDVMEIIDDKTFKRPTYAGNAIATVQTAETKVLATIRPTAFESVGESGKEATVTVIGAQAPVGLSSFMKAELSDSSRPQLGSAKVVVSGGRGLKEADNFGMLEELASKLGGGAVGATRAAVDLGWVPNDYQVGQTGKVVAPDIYFAVGISGAIQHLAGMKDSKVIVAINKDENAPIFDIATYGLVADLFDAIPELIKELS; this comes from the coding sequence ATGGCTGTACTTGTTATTGCGGAACACACTGGCGGTTCTCTTAAAACATCAACACATGCAACAATTGAAGCTGCCAGCATGCTCGGTGCAGTTTCTGTACTTGTTATGGGCGGTGAAGCTGTAGGTGCAGCTGAGGAAGCCTCAAAGCTAGAACATGTTGCTGAAGTGATGCTGATGGAAGCACCGCATCTTGAAAACCTTCTTGCAGAAGAGCTTGCTCCTCAAGTGGTTGAGCTTGCAGACAAGTTTGAGCATGTGTTGTTCCCTGCGACAACATTTGGTAAAAACCTTATGGGCCGTGTTGCGGGTATGATGGAAATTTCAGCGGTTTCTGATGTGATGGAAATTATTGATGATAAAACCTTTAAGCGTCCTACATATGCAGGTAACGCAATTGCGACTGTACAAACTGCAGAAACAAAAGTACTGGCGACGATTCGCCCAACAGCGTTTGAATCTGTTGGTGAAAGCGGGAAAGAAGCAACTGTCACAGTTATTGGCGCGCAGGCGCCTGTCGGCCTAAGTAGCTTTATGAAGGCAGAGCTTTCTGATAGCTCAAGACCTCAACTGGGTAGTGCAAAAGTGGTTGTCTCTGGTGGTCGTGGTCTTAAAGAAGCAGATAACTTTGGTATGCTAGAAGAGCTTGCAAGCAAGCTTGGTGGGGGTGCTGTTGGAGCAACACGCGCAGCGGTAGACCTTGGCTGGGTGCCAAATGACTATCAAGTTGGCCAAACAGGTAAGGTGGTTGCACCTGATATCTACTTTGCCGTGGGTATTTCAGGTGCGATTCAGCACCTTGCAGGTATGAAGGATTCAAAAGTAATTGTTGCGATCAACAAAGATGAGAATGCACCAATCTTTGATATTGCGACATATGGTTTGGTGGCAGATCTATTTGATGCCATTCCTGAGCTGATTAAGGAGCTATCGTAA
- a CDS encoding electron transfer flavoprotein subunit beta/FixA family protein, whose protein sequence is MKALVAIKHTINAYVKPTVKNDGSGVDLSTVKMSMNPFDEIAVEEAVRLKEAGKIDEIIVVSIGKANVTESLRKALGMGADRGIHVLTDDDMHPLAVARVLRVLVEKEGTDVVLMGKQAIDGDNNQASQMLSGMMGWSQAMFASKVDITDGKAEVTREVDGGLETLSVNLPTVISTDLRLNEPRNVTLPNLMKAKQKPIEEMPLADLNIDTKSKISVLTVEEPKPREGGVKVTSVAELVQKLKDEARVI, encoded by the coding sequence GTGAAAGCCCTCGTTGCGATTAAGCACACTATTAACGCTTACGTAAAACCGACCGTCAAGAATGACGGCTCTGGTGTTGACCTGTCTACGGTTAAAATGTCTATGAACCCATTTGATGAAATTGCTGTGGAAGAGGCGGTACGCCTTAAAGAAGCTGGTAAGATTGATGAAATTATTGTGGTTTCTATTGGTAAGGCAAACGTAACAGAAAGCCTGCGTAAAGCCCTTGGTATGGGTGCTGACCGCGGTATTCATGTGCTCACAGACGATGATATGCATCCCCTCGCTGTTGCGCGCGTACTCCGCGTACTTGTTGAGAAAGAAGGCACAGATGTTGTGCTTATGGGTAAGCAAGCGATTGATGGCGATAACAACCAAGCCTCTCAAATGCTTTCAGGTATGATGGGCTGGTCACAGGCTATGTTTGCTTCAAAAGTGGATATTACAGACGGTAAAGCCGAAGTCACACGTGAAGTAGATGGTGGTCTTGAAACGCTTTCAGTAAACCTTCCAACTGTAATTTCAACTGACCTTCGTTTGAATGAGCCACGTAACGTGACCCTTCCAAACCTAATGAAGGCGAAGCAAAAGCCAATTGAAGAGATGCCTCTTGCTGATCTTAACATTGATACAAAATCAAAAATCTCTGTACTGACTGTAGAAGAGCCAAAACCACGTGAAGGTGGTGTGAAGGTCACAAGCGTTGCAGAGCTGGTTCAAAAACTTAAAGATGAAGCGAGGGTGATCTAA
- a CDS encoding AI-2E family transporter — MKPSPYQWAGLIALGVLAVTAYKMPTILVDIIFLSFLAYLVTPIVRGLCSGIPIGGFTVPVANVKVPRLFQLRMSKKLSIPLLTILMPLLLMVGLGAYLVTVVGKLESLFAGLGGFSEDTLRPLINGWMLSVQEYVKGTPLERIDINGVTNWLVNVPAWIGDMLVGNLKNVLGIAPTVVHWGVFLIMLWIATTEWEKDVSPFIVEFVHLVTPDSWEGPVDRTFASIDNSLKNLLVGWAKIGLTLAAIIMVVLLIAGFSVTMAIFLGLVAGFLSVVPFIGSWIALSVSLVVTFATFLNESLYPYIVVLVGVGAVNFVLESKILTPKYVGDSLRVWKIGVILAVIAGGKLFGGIGFVAALPMLAVIKAFAVEGILQIYFYKRKHGHKRGSDFFKPLIDRHHDAHRVLKRKMWQNQQQAAEEKQTSPAKA; from the coding sequence ATGAAACCTTCACCATATCAGTGGGCAGGACTTATTGCCCTCGGTGTTTTGGCAGTGACTGCCTACAAGATGCCAACCATTCTGGTTGATATCATTTTCCTGTCATTCTTGGCGTATCTTGTGACGCCAATCGTGCGCGGGCTTTGCAGTGGCATTCCCATTGGGGGCTTTACTGTCCCTGTGGCAAATGTCAAAGTGCCTCGGCTATTTCAGCTGCGCATGTCCAAGAAACTCTCCATTCCGCTGTTGACCATCTTGATGCCTTTGCTCTTGATGGTCGGGCTGGGTGCGTATCTGGTCACTGTTGTTGGCAAGCTGGAAAGCTTGTTTGCAGGGCTGGGTGGGTTTTCTGAAGACACCCTTCGGCCTCTCATCAATGGCTGGATGCTCAGTGTTCAGGAGTATGTCAAAGGCACTCCTCTGGAGCGCATTGACATCAATGGTGTCACCAACTGGCTGGTAAATGTTCCGGCTTGGATTGGTGATATGCTGGTCGGCAACTTGAAAAACGTGCTTGGCATTGCACCAACCGTTGTGCACTGGGGCGTTTTCCTGATCATGCTGTGGATTGCCACGACTGAATGGGAAAAAGATGTTTCTCCCTTCATTGTGGAGTTTGTGCATCTGGTGACACCTGACAGCTGGGAAGGACCTGTGGATCGCACCTTTGCGAGCATTGATAATTCCTTGAAAAACCTGCTTGTGGGTTGGGCTAAAATTGGCCTGACTTTGGCAGCCATCATTATGGTGGTACTGTTGATTGCAGGCTTCAGTGTAACGATGGCAATCTTCCTTGGCTTGGTTGCAGGCTTTTTGTCGGTCGTGCCATTTATCGGGTCTTGGATTGCTCTGTCTGTGAGCCTTGTTGTGACCTTTGCAACGTTCTTGAACGAATCCTTGTACCCGTACATCGTTGTACTGGTTGGGGTTGGTGCTGTGAACTTTGTTCTGGAATCTAAAATCCTGACTCCGAAATATGTGGGCGATAGCCTGCGTGTTTGGAAAATTGGTGTGATCCTGGCTGTTATTGCTGGCGGTAAACTGTTTGGTGGTATTGGCTTTGTTGCCGCTCTGCCCATGCTGGCTGTCATCAAGGCGTTTGCAGTTGAAGGGATCTTGCAGATTTACTTCTATAAGCGCAAGCATGGCCACAAGCGTGGCAGCGACTTCTTCAAGCCGCTGATTGACCGTCACCATGACGCCCATCGTGTGCTGAAGCGCAAAATGTGGCAAAACCAACAGCAAGCGGCAGAAGAGAAGCAAACCTCTCCTGCTAAAGCATAA
- the rpoD gene encoding RNA polymerase sigma factor RpoD, whose protein sequence is MDKEMTSVEETTKAAAGAPENTGGTEAKRGSNRFEMEADNDDVVVEDDDEYEDVSGVVDTGSPSKRASMDDESDISTFDAHPGFFGATTAIAKSSSRNVSSGSSSSEDYGRTDDPVRMYLREMGNVDLLTREGEIELAKRIEAGKMEMEDGLFTCPAAYGYLLDLMNEVQMGDRFLRDVVDLNAAMGSSEDDDADLDSVENGDEEAGEVKDLKDASKGKEDDVEAKDSDEDGEESEEDEEDAEIMSLSAMEETLMPRMTEIFTEVAKHYSEIQTLNAKRLELPESDKQFKVLTGQLITHITEMKELMKEVPLTIGKVEDLTAMLYDTSRKITRTEGTLVKFASARGVDRTTFLRSYIGNEENNPFAALEKEYKEFFAEHGEHAEAERQEVLKAAHGLGLKVDEFKQLVARVRKGEREARVAKKEMIEANLRLVISIAKKYVNRGLQFLDLIQEGNIGLMKAVDKFEYRRGYKFSTYATWWIRQAITRSIADQARTIRIPVHMIETINKLSRTQREMMTELGREPTPEELSVKMQMPVEKVRKVQKIAKEPISLETPVGDEDDSTLGDFIEDTNAVLPIDAAVQKNLRDSTTQILATLTPREERVLRMRFGIGMSTDHTLEEVGQQFNVTRERIRQIEAKALKKLRHPSRARSMKSYSETEE, encoded by the coding sequence ATGGACAAAGAGATGACATCGGTAGAAGAGACAACAAAAGCAGCGGCAGGCGCCCCAGAAAATACTGGCGGTACTGAAGCGAAGCGTGGTTCGAACCGTTTTGAAATGGAAGCGGACAATGATGACGTTGTTGTTGAAGATGATGATGAGTACGAAGACGTATCTGGTGTTGTAGACACAGGCAGCCCTTCAAAGCGCGCATCTATGGATGATGAGAGCGATATCTCAACATTTGACGCACACCCAGGATTCTTTGGTGCGACAACTGCCATTGCTAAATCAAGCAGCCGTAACGTATCAAGCGGCAGCAGCAGCAGTGAAGACTACGGCCGTACAGATGACCCTGTGCGTATGTACCTACGTGAGATGGGTAACGTAGACCTTCTGACACGCGAAGGTGAGATTGAGCTTGCGAAGCGTATTGAAGCTGGAAAAATGGAAATGGAAGATGGTCTATTTACATGCCCAGCAGCATACGGCTACCTCCTAGACCTAATGAATGAAGTACAGATGGGCGACCGTTTCCTGCGTGATGTCGTTGATCTGAACGCAGCAATGGGGTCGAGCGAAGATGATGATGCAGATCTAGACTCTGTTGAAAACGGCGATGAAGAAGCTGGTGAAGTGAAAGATCTAAAAGACGCGTCTAAAGGTAAAGAAGACGATGTTGAAGCAAAAGATTCTGATGAAGACGGCGAAGAGTCGGAAGAAGATGAGGAAGATGCAGAGATCATGTCTCTCAGTGCAATGGAAGAAACTCTCATGCCACGCATGACAGAGATTTTCACAGAAGTTGCTAAGCACTACTCAGAAATTCAGACACTGAATGCTAAGCGTCTTGAACTGCCTGAATCAGACAAGCAGTTTAAGGTCCTTACAGGTCAGCTGATCACACACATCACTGAGATGAAAGAACTAATGAAGGAAGTTCCACTGACAATTGGTAAAGTGGAAGACCTAACGGCGATGCTTTACGATACATCTCGTAAAATCACGCGCACAGAAGGTACGCTTGTGAAGTTTGCTTCTGCTAGAGGCGTAGACCGTACAACATTCCTACGTTCTTACATCGGTAACGAAGAGAACAACCCGTTTGCAGCTCTTGAAAAAGAGTACAAAGAGTTCTTTGCTGAGCACGGTGAACACGCTGAAGCTGAACGCCAAGAAGTTCTTAAAGCAGCACATGGCCTTGGCCTGAAAGTAGACGAATTTAAGCAACTTGTTGCTCGTGTACGTAAAGGTGAGCGTGAAGCACGTGTTGCGAAGAAAGAAATGATTGAAGCAAACCTTCGTCTTGTAATTTCTATCGCGAAGAAATACGTGAACCGTGGTCTACAGTTCCTTGATTTGATTCAGGAAGGGAACATTGGTCTTATGAAAGCGGTCGATAAGTTTGAATACCGCCGAGGATACAAGTTCTCGACATACGCAACATGGTGGATTCGTCAGGCGATTACACGTTCTATCGCTGACCAAGCCCGCACAATTCGTATTCCTGTGCACATGATTGAGACAATTAACAAGCTCAGCCGTACACAACGTGAAATGATGACTGAACTTGGCCGTGAGCCAACGCCAGAAGAGCTATCTGTGAAAATGCAGATGCCGGTGGAGAAGGTACGTAAAGTACAGAAGATCGCGAAAGAGCCGATTTCTCTTGAAACGCCAGTAGGTGATGAGGATGACTCAACACTTGGGGACTTCATTGAAGATACAAATGCGGTTCTGCCAATCGATGCAGCAGTACAAAAGAACCTACGTGACTCAACTACGCAGATTCTTGCAACACTGACGCCTCGTGAGGAGCGTGTGCTACGTATGCGTTTCGGTATTGGTATGTCAACAGATCACACACTTGAGGAAGTTGGTCAGCAGTTTAACGTAACACGTGAGCGTATTCGTCAGATTGAGGCGAAAGCGCTTAAGAAACTGCGCCACCCATCACGCGCAAGATCAATGAAATCTTACTCTGAAACTGAAGAGTAG
- the dnaG gene encoding DNA primase: MPKISKTSIEDVKARTSLVDVFRQFTPSLKRKGKGWWACCPFHNEKTPSLHIVEDKGYYHCFGCGAHGGAIDLVQHMRGGTFVEAVEYLAETSGVTLQYEKSTTPPAVRDKYEKGYAALDKAKKLFVSQLNGKSLEYCDGRGLTAETVQEFGVGFAKDGWDATMNELISDTVDIPSLLDTGLIGQSDSGKHYDRFRGRLMFPIENERGQVVGFGGRILEKNDNAAKYLNSPETDFFHKSKMLYNLNRAREHVRQQGYMLVVEGYMDAIALWQAGIKTAVAPMGTALTEDQVHLLWRYTDTPFICLDGDEAGQRAAYRSAMMVLPHLKPGKSLKFITMPEGHDPDSFVAEQGAHAFKKLVQASSTLDDIIWRSMTASADFSAPDTRARIEQEIATTCGSIVDETVKKHYTSALKSKLWDAVRGKALHGGKLKAPDAIKNAHAHIRDVDAAMCSLMFHEPIFFEKFSDEIADLKFKNQAFNQLVGYGLQFLGKGTLDKPSFDSYLTSIGAYDQLHGLLKSDIISQMDSGARIAYWRRLSDEKKAKQEKAMPQSSIAHIVSEETDMSAWEEMKQKLLAQKQKNAE; encoded by the coding sequence GTGCCCAAAATTTCCAAAACCAGCATTGAGGATGTAAAAGCGAGAACATCGCTTGTTGACGTATTTCGTCAGTTTACACCATCACTCAAACGTAAAGGTAAAGGCTGGTGGGCATGCTGTCCGTTTCATAATGAGAAAACACCTTCTCTCCATATTGTAGAAGATAAAGGCTACTACCACTGTTTTGGTTGTGGAGCTCATGGTGGTGCGATTGATCTTGTTCAGCATATGCGTGGCGGTACATTTGTAGAAGCTGTTGAGTACCTTGCAGAAACGTCTGGCGTAACGCTTCAGTATGAGAAGAGTACAACACCGCCAGCGGTGCGAGATAAATATGAGAAGGGCTATGCAGCTCTCGATAAGGCTAAGAAACTTTTTGTAAGCCAGCTGAATGGTAAGTCACTTGAATATTGTGACGGTCGTGGCCTTACAGCTGAGACTGTTCAAGAATTTGGTGTGGGTTTTGCCAAAGATGGTTGGGACGCAACCATGAATGAGCTTATCTCAGATACAGTGGATATTCCATCGCTTTTAGATACAGGGCTCATTGGGCAGTCTGATAGCGGGAAGCATTATGATCGTTTCCGCGGGAGATTGATGTTCCCAATTGAAAACGAACGTGGTCAGGTGGTTGGTTTTGGTGGTCGTATTCTTGAAAAGAATGATAACGCAGCCAAGTATCTCAATTCACCAGAAACAGATTTCTTCCATAAGAGTAAAATGCTCTACAACCTTAACCGTGCTCGTGAGCATGTGCGTCAGCAAGGTTATATGCTGGTAGTTGAAGGATATATGGATGCCATTGCATTATGGCAAGCAGGTATTAAAACAGCTGTTGCCCCAATGGGGACAGCGCTGACAGAAGATCAAGTACACCTGCTATGGCGCTATACAGATACGCCGTTTATTTGCCTAGATGGTGATGAAGCAGGTCAGCGCGCAGCATATAGAAGTGCGATGATGGTTCTACCACACCTAAAACCAGGTAAATCACTTAAGTTTATTACAATGCCTGAGGGCCATGACCCTGATAGTTTTGTGGCAGAGCAGGGGGCGCATGCCTTTAAGAAATTGGTACAGGCTTCTAGCACACTGGATGATATTATTTGGCGCTCCATGACAGCTTCAGCAGACTTTAGCGCACCTGATACACGCGCACGTATTGAGCAGGAAATTGCGACAACGTGCGGTTCTATCGTAGATGAAACAGTGAAGAAGCATTACACAAGTGCTCTTAAGAGTAAGCTTTGGGACGCGGTTCGTGGTAAGGCGCTGCATGGTGGAAAGCTCAAAGCACCAGATGCGATTAAAAATGCTCATGCACATATCCGTGATGTGGACGCTGCGATGTGTTCACTGATGTTCCATGAGCCAATATTTTTTGAAAAATTTTCTGATGAAATTGCCGATCTTAAATTTAAAAATCAGGCGTTTAATCAGTTGGTTGGGTACGGGCTTCAATTTTTAGGCAAGGGCACCCTTGACAAGCCTTCATTTGATTCTTACCTCACTTCTATCGGAGCATACGATCAACTTCATGGTCTGTTGAAGTCCGATATCATTTCTCAGATGGATTCTGGCGCGCGTATTGCATATTGGCGCCGTCTCTCAGATGAGAAGAAGGCAAAGCAGGAGAAAGCTATGCCGCAGAGCTCAATAGCTCACATTGTCTCGGAGGAGACAGATATGTCAGCTTGGGAGGAAATGAAGCAAAAGCTTCTGGCTCAAAAGCAGAAAAATGCTGAATAA